ATGAAaagtttatattaaaaaaaaaaaaaaaaaaaaaaaaaaaaaaaaaaaaagacgtacAATCAATTTGCCTCAACTTTTGGTAACCTCAACTCACTAAGCAAACTCCGCCAGCTCGACAGAAAACATGTTGTTGGACGAATTCGTGTTGATTTTAATTAAACTTTGTTGCCAAAAATTAGTAGAGGGTCCGGTCTGGATCGTAACCAGTGGGTTCAGTTTGGTTTGTAGCCAATAGGTCCGATCCGGTTTGTAACTAGTCCAGCACCAATTTGGTACTGGccttcaaaatatgaaaatctgATCCGTTCCAAGCTACAGGCATCTCCTTATAAACAAATTGATGGAGAAATTAAGCTCTTTCCACTCACTATTCCTGCCGTGTCAATCGCTATTGGAGTACTTTTAAGCTTTGGTACCGGTGCAGAGGATTGTATTTCGGTTTATAAGACATTAACGATGAACAGATATAAACCAAGTCCAACCAGCAAGTGGAAAATATAGCTAGAGTGAGAGGCCTTGTGATAATTCATTCTGATAAGTGATAAGAGTAAGTGGTGTATAGGATCTCATATTCCTTGGAAAGAataagttcttactctttataatattgCAAATTGCAATGGGGATCCAATTGTataattgactagtccttttagaatATAAACTATGTGACTAATCCTTTAACACAGGACTCTCAAGGAGAAAGTTGCCCCAAATGACAACCATCAATAGCCATTTTGTACATCCATTCATATATTTGATCTTTCTACTAAATTTCCAGAAGTGGTCTTGGATTGGTTCTAAGTTTCCTAAGCTAGACATGAAGATGCAGAAGTAAATTACGTCTAATATAGATTTAAGAAACTATCCATCTGGTTCGAGAAAAAACAGAAGATAATAATTGTGAATATTGTTAGAtaattcctttccttttttaaatcaaaatgatGTAGTAAACAAAGTGGTGGTTGATGTAAGCCTTCTTCCAAACTGATAAGCCAGTATATGCCTTCTTTTGGTGACTGTAGTTTGAAACTTGTCACTGATTCTGCATGCAAATGGCTGAATCCCCAACTGTTTAGCCATGTAGGAGAATGATTGGCGGTTGAAACATTAACATATTGAGCTGCTTGCAATATATCTATGTAGATCCGCCTAATGAACCGCCAATGTATGAACTTATTCAAAGCACAGTCAAAAAATCCTTTGGTGAAATAGACATGAGTGCCATGCCCTTTGTCCCTCGGACTGTTACGAAAATTTGATTTCCAAACAAGGAAAGTGTATTAATCAGTCTAACTGAAATTTCCATACAAAGATTCGTAACATTAATCGTGCCTTGTCATAAACAAGTTCTTACTTAAAAAATGATGTTGATGCCAACAAAGTCATTATTGTCCAGAGAGCACATTGATAAGGACAACATTATGGAACTTCCTCATTTTAGTTTGCACCTCTGGTCAGATGGTCCCTATAAATTTTCTGGGATTGAGAAGTCGTATTTGTGTGAATTTGAGGAGCCTCTTGACCCCTGCTACACTACTTGGTTGTGAAAGATCGGCTGCATATTGGAAACAAGTCCTACTTGAGAAGAATTACCTTCAGGTTTCTCTATGCTTCTTAAATCAGTTTATGGCACTAACAGACATTGCTATGAGTTATCAGACAGTCTCCATAAAGATcagtattatatgttatattgcTTTGAAAATTAGTGAAACTTTTTGCATCAGgcttcatttttcttgttctccTCAGATGCTCAAACTAATTTTTTGCAGCCACAAAGTtcaatgtaaattttttcagaACGCATTGATCCTGGCCAAGTTGACTTCTCTAGAATGTTGCTATGCAGTGAAACCCCCTTTCTCCTAAGTCTTTTGGTACTGGGGCGAAaaacttcttttcttctttggttCCTATTTTGTTCTTAACTTGAAATTTCATGTATGATTTTGATGCTGGTGATAACAACAACATGAGCAATATTGAAGATTTCATTGATTTAGCAGGATCTTACTGCCTATTGGTGGAGTCCAGAATAGGAtggcttcttcatcttcttttgtcTCTCAAGAGGAGTTCCACATATTCCATTCCATTGACCGAGAGCTCTACACCATTCTTGTGATGAACCTCTGGCGAGATCCAGTGGAGTCTATTCAAGTTATGGCCTTATGGCTTTGGTTGGAGAAATTGGGATTTGATAATGTTGTGAAGAAGATGACATCCTTGCCTTACATTTTGATCAATGAACTTGCAGACGAGGCTATAATATGCCTCAACTGCATTCACAGGAACCTAACATCTTCCTCATCCGAGAACTATGATATTCCTCTCCTTCAAGTGCTGGTGGAGAAAGAGATCTCTCTCCCGTTTTTCCTCGATGATCGGCTAAATGGCATTGCAGGAGTCGCGAAAATTGTGAACGATGTATGCATCAGAGCATTCTCAGATATAATGCAGAAAGCCATTGAAAGAAATGCTGCTCAAAGCTTAGCAGAAAGCCAGATGGTAATGCCATCTTCGATTCAGCAGTCCTTAGCTGTTCACTCAGGACTCCATCTTTTGGGTGCTGCTGGAGGCGATCTGATTCATCAGCAAACCTCAGGAAATCCTGAGATTCCAGCAGATGACAGGACCA
This is a stretch of genomic DNA from Carya illinoinensis cultivar Pawnee chromosome 3, C.illinoinensisPawnee_v1, whole genome shotgun sequence. It encodes these proteins:
- the LOC122302332 gene encoding uncharacterized protein LOC122302332; the encoded protein is MASSSSFVSQEEFHIFHSIDRELYTILVMNLWRDPVESIQVMALWLWLEKLGFDNVVKKMTSLPYILINELADEAIICLNCIHRNLTSSSSENYDIPLLQVLVEKEISLPFFLDDRLNGIAGVAKIVNDVCIRAFSDIMQKAIERNAAQSLAESQMVMPSSIQQSLAVHSGLHLLGAAGGDLIHQQTSGNPEIPADDRTMFVTFSKGYPVQEWEVREFITRSYGDCIESLHMQEVQPHEQALFARIVFHKASAMEMILGGIGKVKFTINGKHVWARKFVPKRNKSSSLLPSLMPSHLPAGTSFRP